A genomic segment from Aspergillus puulaauensis MK2 DNA, chromosome 1, nearly complete sequence encodes:
- the hapE gene encoding CCAAT-binding factor complex subunit HapE (COG:K;~EggNog:ENOG410PK7Z;~InterPro:IPR009072,IPR007125,IPR027170;~PFAM:PF00808,PF00125;~go_component: GO:0016602 - CCAAT-binding factor complex [Evidence IEA];~go_function: GO:0003677 - DNA binding [Evidence IEA];~go_function: GO:0003700 - DNA-binding transcription factor activity [Evidence IEA];~go_function: GO:0046982 - protein heterodimerization activity [Evidence IEA];~go_process: GO:0006355 - regulation of transcription, DNA-templated [Evidence IEA]): protein MEQTQQSSGQQQGRQQPLYDTRNGGHYGASAALAAQGYAPVAELYTGTWANVNQGLQGTARDILTTYWQHVINHLESDNHDYKIHQLPLARIKKVMKADPEVKMISAEAPILFAKGCDVFITELTMRAWIHAEDNKRRTLQRSDIAAALSKSDMFDFLIDIVPREEASAHAKRSSQAAGAPTAAAGPTPAGQLPPAQHGVQHHPHHMAPPDYGALGQHQLQDQEYRQQAMYGGAVQSDPTAAYAQPQTQMFEGMYTPYPHLPPQQIPPATGQLLVAVH, encoded by the exons ATGGAACAAACACAGCAAAGTTCTGGGCAACAGCAAGGCCGGCAGCAGCCCCTGTACGACACAAGAAATGGTGGACACTACG GTGCCAGTGCGGCG CTTGCTGCGCAGGGATATGCTCCAGTTGCTGAGCTCTATACTGGCACATGGGCAAAT GTAAACCAGGGCTTACAAGGAACCGCCCGTGATATTTTGACGACGTACTGGCAACACGTAATCAACCACCTTGAATCCGATAACCATGACTATAAAATCCACCAACTACCGCTAGCCCGGATAAAAAAGGTTATGAAGGCTGATCCAGAAGTCAAAATGATATCTGCAGAGGCTCCAATCTTATTTGCCAAAGGTTGTGACGTTTTCATTACCGAGCTGACCATGCGGGCATGGATTCATGCTGAGGATAACAAACGAAGGACATTACAGAGATCGGACATTGCCGCCGCTTTGTCCAAGTCAGACATGTTTGATTTCCTCATCGATATTGTTCCCCGCGAGGAAGCCTCGGCACATGCAAAGCGCTCAAGCCAGGCAGCAGGTGCTccaactgcagctgcagggCCTACCCCTGCGGGTCAGTTGCCACCGGCTCAGCATGGTGTTCAGCACCACCCCCATCATATGGCACCGCCGGATTATGGGGCCCTgggccagcaccagctccaggaCCAGGAATACAGGCAACAGGCAATGTATGGAGGTGCTGTGCAGTCCGATCCAACCGCGGCGTATGCGCAACCTCAAACTCAGATGTTTGAAGGAATGTATACTCCTTATCCTCATCTACCCCCACAGCAG ATACCGCCTGCGACGGGGCAGCTCCTCGTTGCGGTGCATTAA
- a CDS encoding Fcf2 domain-containing protein (BUSCO:EOG092643NE;~COG:S;~EggNog:ENOG410PQHE;~InterPro:IPR014810,IPR039883;~PFAM:PF08698) yields the protein MNSSPNRDTVQYHNGAHLTDESIQQLLAQAERRLRKNTETVNDSITAHQSEQSIPNIPKLSTGSSLKPYVRQHNDLAVIDTARVIKPITNNDRQLLASEQAAWKSKKDKPTAGSNWYDLPKTELTPELKRDLQLLRMRSILDTKRHYKKENSKAQAPKYSQVGTIIEGPTEFFSGRIAKRDRKRTFVEEALVLEKENKRFETRYNDVQGKKRSGKKAFYKNLRAKRNSGGKN from the exons ATGAACTCGTCACCTAACCGGGACACTGTACAATACCACAATGGAGCTCACTTGACAGATGAGAGCATTCAACAGCTCCTTGCTCAGGCGGAGCGACGTCTCCGCAAGAATACAGAAACAGTGAATGACTCGATCACAGCCCATCAGTCCGAGCAGAGTATTCCAAA TATCCCCAAGTTATCTACCGGGTCATCTTTGAAACCTTACGTCCGGCAACATAATGACCTTGCGGTTATTGATACTGCACGAGTAATCAAACCCATAACTAACAATGACCGCCAATTACTGGCCAGTGAACAAGCAGCATGGAAGTCAAAAAAG GATAAACCAACCGCGGGTAGTAACTGGTATGATCTTCCGAAGACGGAATTGACGCCTGAATTGAAAAGAGATTTACAACTTCTACGGATGCGTTCTATATTGGATACCAAACGGCATtacaagaaagaaaatagcAAGGCCCAAGCGCCAAAGTACTCGCAAGTAGGAACTATCATCGAAGGCCCAACCGAATTCTTCAGTGGCCGCATTGCCAAACGAGACCGCAAGAGGACTTTTGTCGAGGAGGCCCTGGTtctggaaaaggaaaacaagcGCTTTGAGACTAGGTATAATGACGTGCagggcaaaaaa
- a CDS encoding Rab GTPase-binding exocyst subunit SEC15 (BUSCO:EOG09260NY2;~COG:U;~EggNog:ENOG410PKAQ;~InterPro:IPR042044,IPR042045,IPR007225;~PFAM:PF04091;~go_component: GO:0000145 - exocyst [Evidence IEA];~go_process: GO:0006904 - vesicle docking involved in exocytosis [Evidence IEA]), with the protein MPSMVPSRSESSYVLNQIIISPSDTDYLDQLIPSIKEYSVGNKTSELLRSLSKFSSDKEAEIETICNTNHQEFVSSVNQLLHIREGTVSLTAEILDLNQSIQASTEKLAEHKKALVESRRHRQNIDETSRAIQDCLEVLRLANQVHDLLAKKNHYAALRALEELQNVHLKGVTQFQIADMIQRSVPATQRAIAEAVMSDLNTWLYRIREMSQYLGEIALYHTDLRKTRQKERAAKMPYLEHFKLNSAIELVCDEHEEYDLLQNEELQVDFTPLFECLHIHQSLGQMEKFRIEYANTRRRQKELLIPASITLVDDDGASLHNLLEEMAGFAIVERSTMKKVPDMRYPVDVDELWDSLCQTAVGLISKALHEVDNAESLLKIKNLIALFMQTMNTWDFAVEAFDSLLLTLFRKYAELLKRRFSDDFQEIVSTDDYMPMPIQTPEEFDKVLNVSWYTPSEPHEPAFPCVLPFSQMYPLCCIDIRNFLNQFYFFANDDFSNPDTIDETLKNALDELLSTKVCDTLVERLSSQYLGQIVQILINLEHFEHACHELELLLAAARSQSSSSDPIALKATGKFRDNKKRAEKRIFEVVNSKIDDLIETAEYDWMTTVAPTEPSNYMQTLTRFLSNIMNSTLLGLPKEIKELIYFDALSHASTMILALPLTPEVKRINPNGVMALAKDVEYLYQFVDSLNNPILRENLDELQQTVQLMQADNADEFYDISMRNKKYGRVDAINGPTLLEKLTHTVQSPAKMDKFSTLSSRFGKKS; encoded by the exons ATAATTATATCCCCTTCGGATACCGATTATCTAGATCAATTGATCCCTTCAATCAAAGAGTATAGCGTCGGCAATAAGACATCTGAGTTATTACGCTCCCTCTCTAAATTTTCTAGCGATAAAGAAGCGGAAATTGAGACCATATGCAATACAAACCATCAGGAATTTGTCTCTTCCGtcaaccagcttctccacATTAGGGAAGGTACTGTCAGTTTAACGGCTGAGATATTGGATCTCAACCAATCAATCCAGGCAAGTACGGAAAAATTAGCCGAACACAAGAAGGCATTGGTAGAATCACGGCGTCACCGTCAGAACATCGATGAGACATCCCGTGCGATTCAAGATTGCCTCGAAGTTCTTCGTCTTGCCAACCAGGTTCATGATCTTCTAGCAAAGAAGAATCATTATGCCGCACTTCGCGCTCTAGAGGAGCTTCAGAATGTTCATCTAAAGGGTGTCACACAGTTTCAAATAGCTGATATGATTCAACGTTCCGTTCCGGCGACCCAAAGAGCCATAGCTGAAGCCGTGATGTCGGATTTGAATACCTGGCTGTACCGGATACGAGAAATGTCACAGTACCTCGGGGAGATAGCCTTGTATCATACAGACTTGCGGAAGACAAGGCAAAAGGAGCGTGCCGCGAAAATGCCATATCTTGAGCATTTTAAGCTGAATTCAGCAATTGAGTTGGTCTGCGACGAGCACGAAGAATATGATCTTCTCCAAAATGAGGAGCTGCAAGTTGATTTTACTCCGCTTTTTGAATGTCTACACATCCACCAGTCTTTAGGTCAGATGGAAAAGTTCCGGATCGAATATGCGAACACCCGTCGTCGACAAAAAGAACTCCTTATACCAGCTTCCATCACATTAGTAGATGATGATGGGGCTAGCTTGCATAATCTCTTAGAGGAAATGGCAGGCTTCGCAATTGTTGAGCGCTCTACCATGAAAAAAGTTCCGGACATGCGATATCCAGTTGAT GTTGATGAGCTATGGGACTCATTGTGCCAGACTGCCGTGGGTCTGATATCAAAGGCCCTGCACGAAGTTGACAATGCTGAGAGTCttttgaaaataaagaatctCATCGCATTGTTCATGCAGACAATGAAT ACCTGGGACTTTGCCGTGGAAGCTTTCGATAGCCTACTCTTGACCTTGTTCAGGAAATACGCCGAGCTGCTTAAAAGACGGTTTAGTGATGACTTTCAAGAG ATCGTATCCACGGATGACTACATGCCCATGCCGATACAAACGCCCGAAGAATTCGATAAGGTACTCAATGTTAGCTGGTATACCCCTAGCGAGCCACATGAGCCGGC TTTCCCGTGTGTCCTTCCATTCTCACAGATGTACCCATTGTGCTGCATCGATATACGAAATTTCCTCAACCAATTCTACTTCTTTGCCAACGACGATTTTTCGAATCCTGATACCATTGATGAGACGTTGAAAAAT GCACTGGACGAACTTCTTTCTACTAAAGTCTGCGACACACTCGTTGAGCGCCTCAGCTCCCAGTATCTGGGACAAATCGTGCAGATACTTATCAATTTGGAACACTTCGAACACGCATGCCATGAGCTTGAGTTgttgcttgctgctgctagaTCACAGAGCTCGTCTAGCGACCCAATAGCCTTGAAAGCGACAGGGAAATTCCGAGATAACAAAAAGCGGGCAGAGAAACGCATATTTGAGGTTGTGAATTCTAAGATTGATGATCTCATTGAAACTGCAGAGTACGACTGGATGACTACTGTGGCCCCTACAGAACCAAGCAACTACATGCAAACTCTCACCCGTTTTCTCTCTAACATTATGAATTCAACCCTCCTTGGGCTTCCCAAAGAGATCAAAGAACTGATTTATTTCGATGCACTAAGCCACGCATCAACTATGATTTTA GCCCTTCCATTAACCCCAGAAGTGAAGCGAATCAATCCCAATGGGGTCATGGCTCTTGCAAAAGACGTCGAATATTTATATCAATTCGTCGATAGTCTCAACAATCCGATCCTTAGAGAAAACTTGGATGAGCTACAGCAGACAGTGCAACTGATGCAAGCAGATAACGCAGACGAGTTTTACGATATTTCCATGAGAAACAAGAAGTACGGACGCGTAGATGCGATCAACGGCCCGACTTTGTTGGAGAA ACTTACACACACAGTACAAAGCCCGGCCAAGATGGATAAATTCTCGACTCTTTCTTCAAGATTCGGAAAGAAATCATAG